The sequence below is a genomic window from Cellulosilyticum sp. I15G10I2.
CAAGATAGATTAGAAGAGATCTTAATGGAACATGGTATTTTAGATATTTAAGCTTAAAGCTAATAAAACTATAAATATAATTTAGGGAGGATATTCATATGGTAATGGTTCGTGCGATTATAAGACCTGAAAAAGTTGGGGCAGTTCTTTCTGAACTCAGTGATGCAAGCTTTCCAGCGGTAACAAAAATGGACGTTATGGGTAGAGGTAAACAAAAAGGGATTAAAGTAGGAGATATGTACTACGATGAGATTCCAAAAGAAATGATTCTTTTAGTTGTAAAAGATGAAGACAAAGATGATGTTGTAAAAATCATTATGCGTGTAGCCCGCACAGGCGAAAAAGGAAACTTCGGAGATGGTAGAATCTTTGTAAGTCCAGTTGAAGAAGCTTATACAATTAGTACAGGTAAAAAAGGATTATAAAAGACGATTATAAAAAGGAGGAAGCAAGATGAAAGAGGTTATGGCCATTATTCGTTTAAATAAGGTTAATCAAACCAAAGAAGCTCTTGCATCAGCGGGATATCCAGCTTTTACCTGTAGGAAAGTATTGGGCCGGGGAAAGAAAAAAGTAGATTTTTCTATGGTAGAAAGCGTTATTGCAGATGGCGTTATCCCCGCTACAGCAGTTGGAGAGCATCTTACAGAAGGTGCTAGGCTTATTCCAAAAAGAGTTTTTACACTTATCGTAAGTGATGATGATGTTGAAAAGGTAGTAGATATCATTATTCAAACAAACACAACAGGTAATCCTGGAGACGGCAAAATATTCGTTATTCCTATTATGGAATCTTACCAAGTAAGAAGCGGCGAAGCAGCTACAGATGCCTATTAATCTAGAAAGTTGGAGGTGAAATAAATGAGTAGTATAGAAAAAGTACTTGATAAATATAGTTCGAAAGTATACAAAAATCGTAAAAAACATATTCTCGAAAAAACAGATGAAGTGCAGGAAATAGCAGCTGATGTCAGAACCATGCCGGGGGTTATGACTAATCGTGGATGTTGTTATGCGGGTTGTAAAGGGGTTGTACTTTCTCCTATAAAAGACGCAGCAGTTATTACCCATGGACCTATTGGATGTGGTTTTTATACATGGGGAACCCGTCGGCATAAAGCTAAAGGTGATGAAGATACTAAAAACTTCCTTGAATACTGCTTATCTACTGATATGCAAGAAGCTGATATCGTATTTGGTGGTGAAAAGAAACTAAGACAGGCGATTAAAGAGACAGTAGAAATCTTTGATCCAGCAACGATTGTTATCTGTTCAACATGTCCCGTTGGTCTGATTGGTGATGATATTCACGCTGTTGCAGCAGAAGCAGAAAAACTATATGGAAGAAAAGTAATGGCTTATAGCTGTGAAGGTTATAAAGGTGTAAGTCAGTCAGGTGGTCACCATATAGCAAGTAATGGACTTATCAAACATGTTATAGGAACAGGGGATAGAATTCCTAAAAAATTCGCTATCAATATCTTAGGTGAATACAATATTGGTGGTGATGGATGGGAAATCACAAGGATTCTTAAAAGAATTGGCTACGATATTATCTGTTCACTTCCAGGAGACGGAAGCTATGTAGAAATCAAGAGTGCACATGTTGCAGACTTAAACCTTGTTCAATGTCATCGTTCTATCAACTATGTAGCAGAAATGATGAAAGAGCAATACGGTACCCCTTGGCTTAAAGTTAACTTTATCGGTGTTGAAGGAACGATAGAAGCACTGAGAAACATGGCGAAATTCTTCGATGATGCTGAACTTACTGCTAAAACAGAAGAAGTAATAGCTGATGAAGTAGCAAACATACTAGATGATATGGAATACTATAAGTCAAAATTAAAAGGTAAAACAGCGGCTCTATTTGTAGGTGGTTCAAGATCCCACCACTATCAAACCTTACTTAAAGAATTAGATATGGAGACAATACTTGCAGGGTATGAGTTTGGTCATAGAGATGACTATGAAGGCCGTGAAGTCATACCAACTATTAAACAAGATGGTGATAGTAAGAGTATTGAATCTATTAAAGTAGAAAAAGTACCTGATAAATATAAAGTCTTCTTATCTGAAGAGAGATATGAAAAATTAAAAGAAGAAATTGGGCTTGAATCATATGGCGGTATGATTAAAGATATGGAAAATGGTTCGCTTATTGTCGATGACCTTAACCATTATGAGACAGAAGAGTTTTTAAAACTTCTTAAACCAGATGTATTCTTCTCAGGGATCAAAGATAAATATGTAGCACAAAAGGGTGGTATCCTATCAAGACAATTACACTCTTATGATTATAGCGGTCCCTATGCAGGATTTAGCGGCGCGGTAAACTTTGCAAGAGACGTAACAATGGGTATTTATACACCAGCATGGAGCTTTGTGCGGGCACCATGGAAAGTTGAACCAATTTTAGAAGGGCAAGTAGCAGGAGGTGAAGCATAATGTTAGATTTAACACCAAAAGAGTTATCGGCGAGGAGTGCTTTAAGAGTCAATCCAGCAAAAACCTGTCAGCCAGTAGGCGCTATGTATGCGGCACTTGGTGTGCATAAATGTATGCCTCATAGCCATGGTTCACAAGGTTGCTGTTCTTTCCATCGTATGTATCTTACAAGACACTTTAAAGAACCAGCAATTGCTGCAAGTAGCTCATTTACAGAAGGAGCTTCTGTATTTGGAGGCGGTGCAAATATTAAAACTTCAATCAAAAATATATTTGATATGTACAATCCAGATATCATTGCAGTGCATACAACTTGTTTAAGTGAAACGATAGGGGATGACCTTAATGCATTTATTCAGGACTCACCTATACCGGAAGGTAAAATAGTTGTTCATACGAATACACCAAGCTATGTAGGTTCTCACATTACTGGATATGGCAACATGATATCAGGATTTATAAAATATTTAGCGAAATCTACAAAGGTAAGTAACGGCAAGGTTAACCTTATACCTGGCTTTGTAAATCCAGGCGATATGAGAGAAATGAAAAAGCTTGCAGAGCTTATGGGTGCTTCTTATACAATGCTTCCTGATACAAGCGGGGTTTTAGATGCTCCTATGACAGGTAATTATGATATGTATCCAAAAGGCGGTACAAAAATATCAGATATCCAAACTATGGGAGATAGTGAGCTTACACTGGCTATAGGAGAGCTTACAACAGAAAATCCAGCCAATGAGCTTAAGAGAAAATGCGGTGTACCTTATAAAGCGATGCCTCTTCCAATTGGTATTGCAGCAACTGATGAATATATCATGGCATTATCACACTTCACAAAAAATGAAGTACCTTATGCAATCGAAGAAGAACGTGGTCAGCTCGTGGATACTATTCTCGATGGCCATCCATACTTCCACAACAAAACAGTAGCGATCTACGGTGACCCTGATACAGTTTTAGGTATTACAGCACTTGTTCTTGAAATGGGGATGATTCCTAAATACGTTGTAACAGGTACACCAGGAGAAATTTTTAATAAAAAAGCAAAAGAGTTATTTGATCAAGCAGGGGTTACTGGTTGCACAGCAAAAGCTGCCGGAGACTTATTTGAACTTCATCAATGGATTAAAAATGACCCTGTAGATCTTATGATCGGTGGAACACATGGCAAACATATTGCAAGAGCAGAAGATATTCCTCTGGTTCGAGCAGGATTTCCGATCATTGACAGATATGTGCATTCTTATATGCCGATTGTAGGCTATAAAGGGGCAATGAGACTTGTTGAGCTTATCCTAACAGCCTTAATGGATAGACAGGATAGGGATTGTAATGAAGAAGATATGGAAATGGTAATGTAAGATCACATTGGTTCTTACGGGCGGCCGAGAGATTTTAGCATTCTCCAGTTGCTCACTTGCGTGTTTCTAAAAATCTAAGAGCATTCTTCAAATGAACGGTCGAAACTCGCGACTTATAAAATTTGCAGGCAAATTTTATAAGTGCTGCTCAGACAGTCTCCCTAAAAACCATTTGAATAATTCTCTAAGATTTTCTTTACGCCCCTTCGTAAGAAGGGATACACTCCAGAGGCAACTTCCGAATACTAAAATCTCTCTGCAAGACGATAAGTACCAAGAGCTCTTCCAAAGCTAAGAGAGAAAAGAAAAAGAAATAAGAAGAAAAAAGAGTATTTAATATAGAAGAAAGTTTTCAACTTAAATATCAAAACCTTTTAAATATCAAATACGCGGAATCTCATTCTGTGAAATATATGAAGCTAAGTAAAAACTAAATAGTGATTAATATAGAAGGAATTAAACATTGCAAGGCTCTGAGGAACAAAATATACCCTCTGAGTTCTGTGGGGAGCCTTGCAAATAAAATGAAGACGAAAAGGAGTTGAGATTATGAAAGGAATAGATCAAGGTACTGCACTTCAAGGTAACACGCTGTTAAAAGAAAGAGAAGATTTTATTTATTGTAAAGATGGATGTAAGACAGACACCTTGCGTTGTGATTCTGAGAGTGTATC
It includes:
- a CDS encoding P-II family nitrogen regulator; translation: MVMVRAIIRPEKVGAVLSELSDASFPAVTKMDVMGRGKQKGIKVGDMYYDEIPKEMILLVVKDEDKDDVVKIIMRVARTGEKGNFGDGRIFVSPVEEAYTISTGKKGL
- the nifD gene encoding nitrogenase molybdenum-iron protein alpha chain, with translation MSSIEKVLDKYSSKVYKNRKKHILEKTDEVQEIAADVRTMPGVMTNRGCCYAGCKGVVLSPIKDAAVITHGPIGCGFYTWGTRRHKAKGDEDTKNFLEYCLSTDMQEADIVFGGEKKLRQAIKETVEIFDPATIVICSTCPVGLIGDDIHAVAAEAEKLYGRKVMAYSCEGYKGVSQSGGHHIASNGLIKHVIGTGDRIPKKFAINILGEYNIGGDGWEITRILKRIGYDIICSLPGDGSYVEIKSAHVADLNLVQCHRSINYVAEMMKEQYGTPWLKVNFIGVEGTIEALRNMAKFFDDAELTAKTEEVIADEVANILDDMEYYKSKLKGKTAALFVGGSRSHHYQTLLKELDMETILAGYEFGHRDDYEGREVIPTIKQDGDSKSIESIKVEKVPDKYKVFLSEERYEKLKEEIGLESYGGMIKDMENGSLIVDDLNHYETEEFLKLLKPDVFFSGIKDKYVAQKGGILSRQLHSYDYSGPYAGFSGAVNFARDVTMGIYTPAWSFVRAPWKVEPILEGQVAGGEA
- a CDS encoding P-II family nitrogen regulator, whose amino-acid sequence is MKEVMAIIRLNKVNQTKEALASAGYPAFTCRKVLGRGKKKVDFSMVESVIADGVIPATAVGEHLTEGARLIPKRVFTLIVSDDDVEKVVDIIIQTNTTGNPGDGKIFVIPIMESYQVRSGEAATDAY
- the nifK gene encoding nitrogenase molybdenum-iron protein subunit beta; the encoded protein is MLDLTPKELSARSALRVNPAKTCQPVGAMYAALGVHKCMPHSHGSQGCCSFHRMYLTRHFKEPAIAASSSFTEGASVFGGGANIKTSIKNIFDMYNPDIIAVHTTCLSETIGDDLNAFIQDSPIPEGKIVVHTNTPSYVGSHITGYGNMISGFIKYLAKSTKVSNGKVNLIPGFVNPGDMREMKKLAELMGASYTMLPDTSGVLDAPMTGNYDMYPKGGTKISDIQTMGDSELTLAIGELTTENPANELKRKCGVPYKAMPLPIGIAATDEYIMALSHFTKNEVPYAIEEERGQLVDTILDGHPYFHNKTVAIYGDPDTVLGITALVLEMGMIPKYVVTGTPGEIFNKKAKELFDQAGVTGCTAKAAGDLFELHQWIKNDPVDLMIGGTHGKHIARAEDIPLVRAGFPIIDRYVHSYMPIVGYKGAMRLVELILTALMDRQDRDCNEEDMEMVM